CACGGAGGAGATGGCCGCACCCTCGAGCGACGAGAGCAGGACGCGGCGCAGGGAATTCCCGATTGTGCGCCCATAGCCCGCCTCGAACGGTTCGGCCACGTATTTTCCGTATGTGGCGGTGGACACATTTTCATCTTTGATGATTCGCTTCGGCATTTCGAAGCGTGCGAGTCTGCGTGGCATGGCTGTTCCTCCCAGGATCGGACGTTACCCGACCCGTATGGTGTTTCCGTTTGATTCCTGCCCGAATTACTTCGAGTACAACTCGACGACGAGCTGTTCATTTACCGCCGGCGCGATTTCCTCGCGCGACGGAATTTTGAGGACCGTTCCCTCGAAATTCGCCTTGTTCAGGGAAAGCCAGGGCACAATGCCGCGGCTTTCCGCATTGTCAATCCATCGGCCAGCGTAGAGCCGGCTCTGCGCGCGATCGCGGACGCGGATCACATCGCCCTCCTTGCAGATGGCCGATGGGATGTCCACCTTCCGACCGTTCACCTCGATGTGCCCGTGCGTGACGAACTGCCGGGCCGCCTTGCGCGACGGGGCGAAGCCGAGCCGGTACACGAGATTGTCGAGACGCATTTCGAGCATCTGGAGCAGCTTCTCGCCAGTGATGCCCCGCACCTTCAGAGCGCGTTCGAAGAGGTTCCGAAATTGCGCCTCCTGGATGCCGTACATCCGGCGCAGCTTCTGCTTTTCGCGGAGCTGAACGCCGTAGTCCGACAATTTGGCCCGCCGCTGTCCGTGCATTCCCGGGGGTGGAGCATTTTGATCGATCGGACACTTGGCCATGTAACAGCGGTCGCCCTTGAGAAACAGTTTCTGCCCCTCGCGGCGGCACAATTTGCAAGAAGGTCCAATATAACGGCCCATAATCTCTCCTCTTCAGACCCGGCGTCGTTTCGGGGGTCGGCACCCGTTGTGCGGCATCGGCGTCACGTCTTTGATGGCAGTGATGGTCAGCCCGGCCGCCTGCAGGGCGCGGATCGCGGATTCGCGGCCGGCGCCCGGCCCCTGCACGCGAACCT
This genomic interval from Kiritimatiellia bacterium contains the following:
- the rpsD gene encoding 30S ribosomal protein S4, with translation MGRYIGPSCKLCRREGQKLFLKGDRCYMAKCPIDQNAPPPGMHGQRRAKLSDYGVQLREKQKLRRMYGIQEAQFRNLFERALKVRGITGEKLLQMLEMRLDNLVYRLGFAPSRKAARQFVTHGHIEVNGRKVDIPSAICKEGDVIRVRDRAQSRLYAGRWIDNAESRGIVPWLSLNKANFEGTVLKIPSREEIAPAVNEQLVVELYSK